CATGAACGTCATCGAGAACCAGTTTTTCTACCAGAAGGAAATGAACGAGAGGACTGTCGCCCTTGTCCATGACCCTAGCCGCAGTTCCCAGGGAAGCCTGAGCGTGAGGGCCTTCCGTCTCTCCCCTAAGTTCATGACTGCTTTCAAGGAGAACAAGTTCACTTCTGAGGAGTAAGGCCTCCCATCCCGTGGTCAACTCGCTAAGCGCCTAGCTGACTTTTTTTTAGACTGCAAAAGTCAAACTTGAAATACCAGGATATCCTGATTGAACTCCCCGTTGAAATCCACAACTCTCACCTGATCACCTCCTTccttcaccagctccagaaCCAGTCCCAGTCGGCGCCTACTGACTTCCCTCCCTCTCTCGCCGCCCTGGAGAACTCACAATTTGCGAAGCAACCTATTCTGGCCCCCAACTTCGACAACCTCGCCCTCAACATTGACCCCTTCCTTGAGAAGAACTgcgacctcctcctcgacagcATCGAGACCCACCACACCGAGACCAGCAACTTCCAGTACTACCAGCGCTCGCTTGCCCGTGAGCAGGCCAAGATCACAGCCTGGCAAACCAAGCGCAAGGCCGAGAACGCCACCCGCGCAACGCTCAAGCAGCCCCCTCTCCCAGAGGACGAGTGGCAGCGACTCTTCAAGCTGCCCCAGGAGCCCAGCCGCCTCGACAGCATGCTCAACAGCCGCCAAGTGGAGCAATATGCTCGCCAAGTCGACAGCTTTGTCT
This region of Aspergillus puulaauensis MK2 DNA, chromosome 5, nearly complete sequence genomic DNA includes:
- a CDS encoding putative eukaryotic translation initiation factor 3 subunit EifCh (COG:J;~EggNog:ENOG410PJE2;~InterPro:IPR027524,IPR037518,IPR000555;~MEROPS:MER0021886;~PFAM:PF01398;~go_component: GO:0005737 - cytoplasm [Evidence IEA];~go_component: GO:0005852 - eukaryotic translation initiation factor 3 complex [Evidence IEA];~go_function: GO:0003743 - translation initiation factor activity [Evidence IEA];~go_function: GO:0005515 - protein binding [Evidence IEA];~go_function: GO:0008237 - metallopeptidase activity [Evidence IEA];~go_function: GO:0070122 - isopeptidase activity [Evidence IEA]), with the translated sequence MAEKEVVPLTAVKVEALVVMKIIKHCSQTFPTTATGSIVGMDVGGVLEITNSFPFPVVEVPPESHFDNTAPNPAAAAPRAKANTVYQAEMIRMLREVNVDANNVGWYTSANMGNFVNMNVIENQFFYQKEMNERTVALVHDPSRSSQGSLSVRAFRLSPKFMTAFKENKFTSEELQKSNLKYQDILIELPVEIHNSHLITSFLHQLQNQSQSAPTDFPPSLAALENSQFAKQPILAPNFDNLALNIDPFLEKNCDLLLDSIETHHTETSNFQYYQRSLAREQAKITAWQTKRKAENATRATLKQPPLPEDEWQRLFKLPQEPSRLDSMLNSRQVEQYARQVDSFVSSTTGKMFAVKGNLLPGEIAK